The Photobacterium profundum SS9 genome segment GTGCCCGTTATCGTGGGATTTATCGTCAAAGGTGGCGCGTCGGTCATGAGCAACATGAGCCACCAACTGGCCGCCACCATGGGCAGTGTCAACAGCCGTACTTCGGCCAGTGCCGCCAGTGGTGACATTAACCTGGGCAATGGTCAGGTTGATAACTTCTCGTTCAATAACATGAACGGCAACAAAACTGATACCTCGGCCCTGCAGCGTACACACGGTATGACCGTACAAAATGACACGGGGGGCATGACCACCACCTTTGCTGGAGGCGGCCAAGTCCTCGATGGCTCTAATACCATATCACGGGGACTCGGGGTTGATTTGAACAGTCGGGAGGGCGTGAGCCGCAGCCTACGCAGTTTGGCCAGCGAGACCCTCAGCCAAGCAGAAGGGCACCGTTCGCAATATAACGAGAGCACCGACAAGACCTTCGATCAAATCGTGCAATTGGGGCAAAACACCAGTAAGGGGTTAAGCTACGGCGACACGGCGTCCAACAAAGAAGGGGCGTCAGCCATGAAAGCGGCCAGCACCATGCAGAGCACGGTCGAGGAATACGCCAAGGTAAACAACATTTCTCATGAGCAAGCGGAATCACAACTGACATCAAAGTGGGTTGGTGGATCATTCTCAGTAGGAGGCAGCTCGCCTAAACTGTTTGGATTGGGTGTCAGTGGTTCGGCAGAAGGTGGAATAAGAGGTACTTGGGATAAAAGAACCAGCGATACGGCCAGTAATTCAGAAAGTGAGCGTGAATCACAAGCCTTGCAAAAGCAGTTCAATGAATCGGCCAACGTGCTCAAGAACTACGACTTGACCGACAGCAGCAGCGAGACTCGGACTAAAACCGATACCGCTTTATCGAATATCGGGGACAGCTTACGTGACACCGAATCACTGGGGCTCACGGCACATACTGAGTTCAGTAAATCCCAGTCACTCAACCGTCAGGCGGACAAAGTCGAGGATGTCAGCAACGGTGTCTCGTTCAACCTCATGCCTGATTTTCAGTCCTACATGAGGCAAGAAAACCCCGATCATTATGAAGGGATCATGTACGGCAGTACCGAATCATTACGTGAAGAGCGAGCGGGCTATGTTCGACAGTTCATGAATGAGCCGGAAACGCAGGCCAAGCTCGAACGCTACACAGATGACAGCCTTCCACAAACAGAAAAAGAATTAGTGAACGATTTTGACCAACAAACGGGCGAACTGGCACTGACACCGGCGCAACGCACAGCCCAACAACAGCAATCAGAGGAATTGCAGACCCGTCATGATGAAGGGGCCGAACTCATTATTGAAGGAAAAGGCGTACGAGAATACTTTGATGAAAACAAGTTCAATACTATCGACAGAGAAGTACATGAGAGTATTAATACAACCCAAGAAACAGTGACCGATAATGCCGTTCAACATCCGTCACCGGAGCCTGCACCTCAAAAAGATATTGAGGCAGTCAACGACAATGTAGAGCCCCAATCTCAACCCATCACTCACCCTGCAATGGGCAGGGGATCACGATAACCATTAACGTTTGAGGAAATAACCCGCTTTTTTAAAAGCAAATGGGATTGTTCGAAGCAACATTACGGCAAAGCAAAATAACATCCACCCCATAGCTGGCAAAAAAACATCTTCAACATTAGATGAAGGCCAAAATAAGATCGTAATGAACCCGATACCCATAACAAGCATCAATCCAGTGTGCACTTTTGCATGATTGATCGTTTCATCCACCTGTTCATTATATTCCTCAGTCGCTGCCGTTTTCTCAGTCTGTAACGTTGCAGACGGAGTGGCATCCACCGCTAGAATTTTATCGATTTCACCATCCGAGAACCCCGCTTCTGACAAAGCTTTGACTTTCGCCGTAATGGAAACAGCCGTTGCTTCTTGATCGCCCTGGTCAATGGCATTTTTCTTTGCCCGCATGGCCACTGCAGCCAGCAATGTGTTATCGGAATCACTCATGAGAAACCTCACTCTAACTTGATGATTTATTAACAATCATTATACCACACGGTCAATATTTAACCTTATATATACTGGTTTTATGATCAGTTAATCACAAAAAAAGGCTCACTATGTCTTGCGTTAAACGCTTATTTTTCATCACCTTTCTCTCACTTGCCACACCGTTGCACGCGGCCTCCATCCAGACACATTTGGACAGTATAAACGGCCCCGACCCCACGGTACGGGCTGTCGCTGAAACCTACCTAAACGGCATTGTGGATGCCAGCATGTATATCAATGCCCTGTTAGGTGCCAACAACAAACCACGGGCTTTTTGCTTGCCAAGCAAACAACCCCTAAACCGTCAACGGCTCGCTGACATCATTGCTGATACCTATCACAACGCGCCCACGGACAAACAAGACCCCACACTCAATACCGGGATGATAGCCATCATCGGTTTGACGAACACCTACCCCTGCAAAGGAGACCTGCAATGAGTAATCAACGGCCTAAAAACAGCAACTACACCCGTGGCGGGCAAATCACTTT includes the following:
- the traG gene encoding conjugal transfer mating-pair stabilization protein TraG; amino-acid sequence: MTLAVYTYSNGDVAKEVFNAIATFFATNSFASMLQICTFFAVIATGFHFFMTRDANAIPKWAAVYLMVPLLLINTKVGVQIIDLTDPTGNYAVANVPMIVAGPTYLSSTYMYGVTSSIESIFHSPDDEQYSKTGMVFGAKLYKLSRQSQLEDSQLKGHWVHYLQSCIVGDITLNQKYTWQQLANTDDIFDFLTNHSPSPLRRIQMGPNDFPTCKDALPRLKAGFTADAQKSLSLMAHKLYANKVATNQARFTAGLQGSYAKYAGISRTASQITTQNMAINAIRNGLTDSAAVNGNTAAAFNYAYTQNKMQTTSMWTGMALQAREFLPMMQSILFLLFGCVSILVVALAMLPGMTKLVLSNYIKGFVYLGTWPILFAFINFIMTTRLSLSSSAVANLYNGITLSNVDALAEMHSRYAAMTGMLMMSVPVIVGFIVKGGASVMSNMSHQLAATMGSVNSRTSASAASGDINLGNGQVDNFSFNNMNGNKTDTSALQRTHGMTVQNDTGGMTTTFAGGGQVLDGSNTISRGLGVDLNSREGVSRSLRSLASETLSQAEGHRSQYNESTDKTFDQIVQLGQNTSKGLSYGDTASNKEGASAMKAASTMQSTVEEYAKVNNISHEQAESQLTSKWVGGSFSVGGSSPKLFGLGVSGSAEGGIRGTWDKRTSDTASNSESERESQALQKQFNESANVLKNYDLTDSSSETRTKTDTALSNIGDSLRDTESLGLTAHTEFSKSQSLNRQADKVEDVSNGVSFNLMPDFQSYMRQENPDHYEGIMYGSTESLREERAGYVRQFMNEPETQAKLERYTDDSLPQTEKELVNDFDQQTGELALTPAQRTAQQQQSEELQTRHDEGAELIIEGKGVREYFDENKFNTIDREVHESINTTQETVTDNAVQHPSPEPAPQKDIEAVNDNVEPQSQPITHPAMGRGSR